From a region of the Rhinopithecus roxellana isolate Shanxi Qingling chromosome 8, ASM756505v1, whole genome shotgun sequence genome:
- the LOC115899191 gene encoding LOW QUALITY PROTEIN: putative zinc finger protein 812 (The sequence of the model RefSeq protein was modified relative to this genomic sequence to represent the inferred CDS: deleted 1 base in 1 codon), whose protein sequence is AEIRPLHSSLGDRARLRLKKKKNSSSFNVHIQIHTGIKPHKCTECGKAFTRSTHLTQHIRTHTGIKPYECKECGQAFTQYTGLAIHIRNHTGEKPYQCKECGKAFNRSSTLTQHTRIHTGEKPYECVECGKTFITSSDRSKHFKTHSGERPFVCKICGKAFICSSPLNVHLRTHTGEKPFICKECGKAFAVSSHLSRHERIHIGEKPYESKGMSVTI, encoded by the exons gctgagatccggccactgcactccagcctgggtgacagagcaagactccgtctcaaaaaaaaaaaaaattcctcatccTTTAATGTTCACATTCAGATTCACACTGGAATAAAACCACACAAATGTacggaatgtgggaaagccttcactAGATCAACTCACCTTACTCAACATATAAGAACTCACACTGGAataaaaccctatgaatgtaaggaatgtggccAAGCCTTCACTCAATACACGGGCCTTGCTATACACATACGA aatcacactggagagaaaccctatcagtgtaaggaatgtgggaaagccttcaatAGATCTTCAACGCTTACTCAACATACAAGaattcacacaggagagaaaccttatgaatgtgTTGAATGTGGGAAGACTTTCATTACTTCTTCTGATCGTAGTAAACATTTCAAAACTCACAGTGGAGAAAGGCCCTTTGTATGCAAGATATGTGGTAAAGCATTTATATGTTCCTCACCCCTTAATGTTCACCTGCGAACTCATACCGGAGAGAAACCCTTCatatgtaaagaatgtgggaaagcatTTGCTGTTTCCTCACACCTAAGTAGACATGAAAGAATTCACATtggggagaaaccctatgaaAGTAAGGGTATGAGTGTTACCATTTAG